The Microterricola viridarii genome segment CCGACGGCGGGCCTGTACGCGCTCATCGTGCCCACCGTCGTCTACGCCCTGCTCGTCTCCTCCCGCCAGCTGGTCGTGTCGCCGGATGCCGCCGCGGCCGCGCTCGTCGCGTCGTCAATCGGCGGGCTCGCGACGGCCGGGAGCGTCGACTACGCCTCCCTCGCCCTCGCGCAGGCGATCATCTGTGGCATCTTGTTCGTGCTGATGGCGTTCTTCAAGCTCGGCTTCCTCGCGAACTTCCTCTCCAAGCCGATCCTGGTCGGCTTCGTCGGCGGTCTCGCCCTCGACATCCTGGTCAGCCAGATCGCGAAGATGCTCGGCGTGAAGATTGACTCGGGCGGGGAGTTCACCGAGAAGGTCGTGGGGCTCGTGAGCGGGCTCGGCACCGCCAACCTGTGGTCGGTGGTGATCGCGGCCGTCGCCGTTGCCGTACTGCTGATCGGCAAGAGGCTGGCCCGCGCCGTGCCCTGGGCCCTCGTGGTGCTGATTCTCGCCACGGCGCTCGTCGTCGCCGCCGACCTCGTCGACACGGGAGTCGACGTGCTGGGGGAGGTGCCGGCGGGCCCGCCGACGATCACCTGGCCGGTGATCGAGTGGTCCAGCTGGTTCGTCCTCATTCCCTCCGCGATCGCGCTGACGCTCATCACCACGGCGGAGGGCCTGCTCGTCTCGCGCTCCTACGCCGAGCGGAACGGGTACAAGACATCGCCCAACCGCGACCTGTTCGCCTTCGGCCTGGGCAACATCGCAGCCGGGGCAAGTGGCAGCTTCGCCATGGGCTCATCCACCTCGCGCACCGCCGCGATGGACCAGGTCGGCTCGCGCACCCAGCTGCCGTCGCTCGTGCTGGCCGTCGGCACCCTGCTGCTGTTGATCTTCGGCACGGCACTCCTCGCCGACATCCCGTCCCCGGCCATCGGCGCAATCGTCGCGGTCGCGATTCTGCCGCTGCTCGGCATCCGCGACTTCGCGGCCTTCTGGCGGGCCGACCGGTTCGAGTTCGCGATCGCCGCGGTGTGCTTTGTCGTCACCTTGTTCGTCGGGTCGATCCCCGGCATCGTCGTCGCCTTCGTGCTGGCACTGATCAACCTCGCGAAGCGCGCGGCCAACCCTGCCATCGACGTGCTCCAACGCGGGGGCACCCCGACAGAGTCGCTGCTGATGGGTGCGCCGGCCGGCAGCATCACGGCGCCCGGCATCATCGTCATCCGCCTCGCCGCGCCGCTCTTCTTCGCCAACGCAGACGTCTTCAGCCAGTCGGTCCACAACGCGGTGCGCGCGGCCGACGGCCTCCGGTACCTGATCGTCGACATGGAGGCCGTCACAGACGTCGATGTCACGGGCGCCGAGTCGTTCGCGGCACTGAAGGTGTGGCTCGCCACCCACAACGTCGAGCTCGGCTTCAGCCGGGTGCGGCCCGACGCGCGCGAGCGGCTCCGCCAGCTGGGAATGCTCGGCGATGAGCGCGTGTTCCCGACGAACCGCGCCGCCATCGAGGAACTCGTGCCCGATACTGAGTAGGTCCCACCCCTGAAGAAAGGCGGCCGTACATGGGCCCCGACAGCGCAGACCTCCCCGCATCGCTCCCGACGAGTGCAGCACGCACGAACCTCGGCGAACTCCGGTGACGGCCGAGGCCTCTCGGGGGCTCGCGCCCGGAACGCGCACCCTGCTCACGCTCGGTGCCGCGGTCGTCGTGCTCGCCGGTGTCTGGTTCGCCCGTGACATCCTCGCGCCGCTCGCGATCGCGGTCGTGCTCGTCATCATCGTGCACCCGATCCGCCGCCCGTTGGAGCGTCGGGGCTGGCCCGCCTGGCTGGCGACGACCTCGGTCATCGTGGTCGCCTATCTGATCCTCGCCGTGATGACGGGCCTCATCGTGCTTGCCGCCGTGCAGTTCAGCGCGATCCTGACCGACTACGGTGACGAATTCCGGGCCCTCGGCACGCAGTTCAGCGAGTTCGCCGCGCAGCTCGGCCTCGACCAGGGCGCGGCGGCCGCGGCGACATCCCTCATCGACCCGGCAAGCCTCATCGCCATCGCCGGGCAGCTGGTGAGCACGGTCTTCGACTGGGCGACCGCCTTCTTCTTCGTGCTGGGCTATGTGCTCTTCATGGCGGCAGACGGATCCCGCTACGCCCAGGCCGGGAAGGTGTTCGGCCACGCCCGTGCGGACACCATCGCGCGGGCGACCCGGTTCAACTCGGGCACCCGCCGCTTCTTCGTCGTCGGCGCCATCTTCGGACTCATCGTCGCCGTGCTCGACGGCCTCCTGCTCTGGGGGCTCGGCCTGCCCG includes the following:
- a CDS encoding SulP family inorganic anion transporter, which produces MQRPLAGLNRGNLVRELTAGVTLLAIAIPLNIGYAQIAGLPPTAGLYALIVPTVVYALLVSSRQLVVSPDAAAAALVASSIGGLATAGSVDYASLALAQAIICGILFVLMAFFKLGFLANFLSKPILVGFVGGLALDILVSQIAKMLGVKIDSGGEFTEKVVGLVSGLGTANLWSVVIAAVAVAVLLIGKRLARAVPWALVVLILATALVVAADLVDTGVDVLGEVPAGPPTITWPVIEWSSWFVLIPSAIALTLITTAEGLLVSRSYAERNGYKTSPNRDLFAFGLGNIAAGASGSFAMGSSTSRTAAMDQVGSRTQLPSLVLAVGTLLLLIFGTALLADIPSPAIGAIVAVAILPLLGIRDFAAFWRADRFEFAIAAVCFVVTLFVGSIPGIVVAFVLALINLAKRAANPAIDVLQRGGTPTESLLMGAPAGSITAPGIIVIRLAAPLFFANADVFSQSVHNAVRAADGLRYLIVDMEAVTDVDVTGAESFAALKVWLATHNVELGFSRVRPDARERLRQLGMLGDERVFPTNRAAIEELVPDTE
- a CDS encoding AI-2E family transporter, producing the protein MTAEASRGLAPGTRTLLTLGAAVVVLAGVWFARDILAPLAIAVVLVIIVHPIRRPLERRGWPAWLATTSVIVVAYLILAVMTGLIVLAAVQFSAILTDYGDEFRALGTQFSEFAAQLGLDQGAAAAATSLIDPASLIAIAGQLVSTVFDWATAFFFVLGYVLFMAADGSRYAQAGKVFGHARADTIARATRFNSGTRRFFVVGAIFGLIVAVLDGLLLWGLGLPGPLVWAILAFVTNFVPNIGFVLGLIPPAVLALVFGGPALFLLVVVAYILINVTLQVLVQPRFVADSVNLSYTLTFFSVVFWTFVIGPVGAILSVPLTLLVRALFLEGDEHSTWLRWLSGDPEAA